In one Lolium rigidum isolate FL_2022 chromosome 3, APGP_CSIRO_Lrig_0.1, whole genome shotgun sequence genomic region, the following are encoded:
- the LOC124701496 gene encoding protein NRT1/ PTR FAMILY 8.3-like isoform X1, with amino-acid sequence MDAADERGLLVQEDGDHQPLLLPSLQDASLYTGDGSVDIKGRPATRRTTGNWRACFFILGDECCERLAYYGIAKNLVTYLKSKLHQGNLEAARNVTTWQGTCYLTPLIGAVLADSYWGKYWTIAVFSSIYFIGLVVLTLSASLPALQPPSCLGSVCPEASLLQNGTFFLGLYMIALGTGGIKPCVSSFGADQFDDSDPTERVKQGSFFNWFYFSINIGSFISGTVIVWIQDNSGWGIGFAIPTVFMALAIASFFSASNMYRFQKPGGSPITRVCQVVVAAFRKLHAEAPHDASLLYEVDGQHSAIEGSRKLEHTSELEFLDKAAVISSADAKSDLFTNPWRLCTVTQVEELKILVRMFPVFATTIIFNAVYAQNSSMFIEQGMVLDKQVGSFKVPPASLSTFDVISVIIWVPLYDRVVIPIARKFTGREKGFSELQRIGIGLVLSIVAMVSAALVEMKRLEIAMYEGLTHENVAVPMSILWQIPQYIFVGAAEVFTNIGQLEFFYDQAPDAMRSLCAAFALVTVSAGSYLSSIILTLVAYLTTQGGNPGWIPDNLNEGHLDRFFWLIAGISFVNLLLYIVCAMRYRYKNV; translated from the exons GTGATGAGTGTTGTGAGCGTCTAGCCTACTATGGAATTGCAAAAAATCTAGTCACGTATCTTAAATCAAAGCTTCATCAAGGAAATCTTGAAGCCGCAAGAAATGTCACCACTTGGCAAGGGACATGCTACCTGACTCCCCTCATTGGAGCCGTCTTAGCAGATTCTTATTGGGGAAAGTACTGGACTATTGCTGTTTTCTCATCAATTTATTTTATT GGTCTGGTCGTTTTGACGCTTTCAGCATCACTTCCAGCACTTCAACCACCTTCATGTTTAGGATCTGTTTGTCCAGAAGCAAGCTTACTACAGAATGGCACATTTTTCCTAGGTCTATATATGATTGCCCTAGGGACTGGAGGAATTAAACCATGTGTGTCATCCTTTGGAGCTGATCAATTTGATGACAGTGATCCAACAGAGAGAGTTAAGCAGGGTTCCTTCTTCAATTGGTTCTATTTCTCCATAAATATCGGTTCATTCATATCAGGCACTGTTATTGTTTGGATACAAGATAACTCAGGTTGGGGAATAGGGTTTGCCATTCCTACTGTATTTATGGCATTGGCTATTGCAAGCTTCTTTTCAGCCTCAAATATGTATAGATTTCAGAAACCTGGTGGGAGCCCAATTACAAGAGTGTGCCAGGTTGTAGTCGCAGCATTCCGTAAGTTGCATGCTGAAGCGCCACATGATGCTTCTCTTCTGTATGAAGTTGATGGGCAACATTCAGCAATAGAGGGGAGCCGGAAGTTGGAACACACAAGTGAACTTGA ATTCCTTGACAAGGCTGCTGTCATCTCATCTGCTGATGCCAAGAGTGACCTTTTTACTAACCCATGGAGGCTATGCACAGTCACCCAGGTGGAAGAACTAAAGATCCTAGTAAGAATGTTCCCGGTATTTGCAACTACAATCATATTCAATGCGGTGTACGCTCAGAACTCTTCCATGTTCATAGAGCAGGGAATGGTTCTTGACAAGCAGGTTGGGTCTTTTAAGGTTCCTCCTGCGTCCCTCTCGACGTTTGACGTAATCAGTGTCATCATATGGGTTCCACTGTATGATCGTGTTGTCATACCTATAGCTAGAAAGTTCACTGGAAGGGAAAAGGGTTTCTCTGAGCTACAGCGGATTGGCATTGGATTAGTCCTGTCCATTGTTGCAATGGTATCTGCAGCTCTTGTTGAGATGAAGCGCCTAGAAATTGCCATGTACGAAGGTCTTACCCATGAGAATGTTGCTGTTCCAATGAGCATTCTTTGGCAGATACCGCAATATATCTTTGTTGGCGCTGCCGAGGTTTTCACTAATATTGGTCAACTTGAGTTCTTCTATGATCAGGCCCCAGATGCCATGAGGAGTTTATGTGCTGCATTTGCACTCGTCACGGTCTCAGCGGGGAGTTATTTAAGCTCAATCATATTGACCTTGGTGGCATACCTTACAACTCAAGGAGGAAATCCTGGATGGATCCCAGATAACTTGAACGAAGGCCATCTTGACAGGTTCTTTTGGTTGATTGCAGGGATCAGCTTTGTTAATTTGCTGCTTTACATTGTCTGCGCAATGAGATACAGGTATAAGAATGTATGA
- the LOC124701496 gene encoding protein NRT1/ PTR FAMILY 8.3-like isoform X2 yields MDAADERGLLVQEDGDHQPLLLPSLDASLYTGDGSVDIKGRPATRRTTGNWRACFFILGDECCERLAYYGIAKNLVTYLKSKLHQGNLEAARNVTTWQGTCYLTPLIGAVLADSYWGKYWTIAVFSSIYFIGLVVLTLSASLPALQPPSCLGSVCPEASLLQNGTFFLGLYMIALGTGGIKPCVSSFGADQFDDSDPTERVKQGSFFNWFYFSINIGSFISGTVIVWIQDNSGWGIGFAIPTVFMALAIASFFSASNMYRFQKPGGSPITRVCQVVVAAFRKLHAEAPHDASLLYEVDGQHSAIEGSRKLEHTSELEFLDKAAVISSADAKSDLFTNPWRLCTVTQVEELKILVRMFPVFATTIIFNAVYAQNSSMFIEQGMVLDKQVGSFKVPPASLSTFDVISVIIWVPLYDRVVIPIARKFTGREKGFSELQRIGIGLVLSIVAMVSAALVEMKRLEIAMYEGLTHENVAVPMSILWQIPQYIFVGAAEVFTNIGQLEFFYDQAPDAMRSLCAAFALVTVSAGSYLSSIILTLVAYLTTQGGNPGWIPDNLNEGHLDRFFWLIAGISFVNLLLYIVCAMRYRYKNV; encoded by the exons GTGATGAGTGTTGTGAGCGTCTAGCCTACTATGGAATTGCAAAAAATCTAGTCACGTATCTTAAATCAAAGCTTCATCAAGGAAATCTTGAAGCCGCAAGAAATGTCACCACTTGGCAAGGGACATGCTACCTGACTCCCCTCATTGGAGCCGTCTTAGCAGATTCTTATTGGGGAAAGTACTGGACTATTGCTGTTTTCTCATCAATTTATTTTATT GGTCTGGTCGTTTTGACGCTTTCAGCATCACTTCCAGCACTTCAACCACCTTCATGTTTAGGATCTGTTTGTCCAGAAGCAAGCTTACTACAGAATGGCACATTTTTCCTAGGTCTATATATGATTGCCCTAGGGACTGGAGGAATTAAACCATGTGTGTCATCCTTTGGAGCTGATCAATTTGATGACAGTGATCCAACAGAGAGAGTTAAGCAGGGTTCCTTCTTCAATTGGTTCTATTTCTCCATAAATATCGGTTCATTCATATCAGGCACTGTTATTGTTTGGATACAAGATAACTCAGGTTGGGGAATAGGGTTTGCCATTCCTACTGTATTTATGGCATTGGCTATTGCAAGCTTCTTTTCAGCCTCAAATATGTATAGATTTCAGAAACCTGGTGGGAGCCCAATTACAAGAGTGTGCCAGGTTGTAGTCGCAGCATTCCGTAAGTTGCATGCTGAAGCGCCACATGATGCTTCTCTTCTGTATGAAGTTGATGGGCAACATTCAGCAATAGAGGGGAGCCGGAAGTTGGAACACACAAGTGAACTTGA ATTCCTTGACAAGGCTGCTGTCATCTCATCTGCTGATGCCAAGAGTGACCTTTTTACTAACCCATGGAGGCTATGCACAGTCACCCAGGTGGAAGAACTAAAGATCCTAGTAAGAATGTTCCCGGTATTTGCAACTACAATCATATTCAATGCGGTGTACGCTCAGAACTCTTCCATGTTCATAGAGCAGGGAATGGTTCTTGACAAGCAGGTTGGGTCTTTTAAGGTTCCTCCTGCGTCCCTCTCGACGTTTGACGTAATCAGTGTCATCATATGGGTTCCACTGTATGATCGTGTTGTCATACCTATAGCTAGAAAGTTCACTGGAAGGGAAAAGGGTTTCTCTGAGCTACAGCGGATTGGCATTGGATTAGTCCTGTCCATTGTTGCAATGGTATCTGCAGCTCTTGTTGAGATGAAGCGCCTAGAAATTGCCATGTACGAAGGTCTTACCCATGAGAATGTTGCTGTTCCAATGAGCATTCTTTGGCAGATACCGCAATATATCTTTGTTGGCGCTGCCGAGGTTTTCACTAATATTGGTCAACTTGAGTTCTTCTATGATCAGGCCCCAGATGCCATGAGGAGTTTATGTGCTGCATTTGCACTCGTCACGGTCTCAGCGGGGAGTTATTTAAGCTCAATCATATTGACCTTGGTGGCATACCTTACAACTCAAGGAGGAAATCCTGGATGGATCCCAGATAACTTGAACGAAGGCCATCTTGACAGGTTCTTTTGGTTGATTGCAGGGATCAGCTTTGTTAATTTGCTGCTTTACATTGTCTGCGCAATGAGATACAGGTATAAGAATGTATGA